In Phlebotomus papatasi isolate M1 chromosome 1, Ppap_2.1, whole genome shotgun sequence, the following proteins share a genomic window:
- the LOC129798665 gene encoding actin maturation protease, protein MSHKIIPIPPPAPDFAAVNRLIYGESSHSALNNSLDFRECLWAAEYPEVQKSCFLARVCEQKPPKRCLFYQVEPILQQGPTCGFVTISMLLNGASTADQLFQKAKAKGFTAMGEMFSAANLLDILQSQEGFSGKCQLFEGHLNCDEIRETLKSDACLIVPYDSDVNHSPCLRKGHKAHWALVVGYLIDDKDQFYVIARQGKSRLLGIWLLSDLAESNANLTEFSQPKQYPEADFILPEGGIAGPWGLCRRSIVIQGGTFAEQFRF, encoded by the exons ATGTCTCACAAGATCATACCCATTCCTCCTCCTGCACCGGATTTTGCTGCTGTCAATCGCTTAATTTACGGAGAAAGTTCCCATTCGGCTCTGAACAATTCCCTCGATTTCCGGGAGTGTCTGTGGGCGGCTGAATACCCGGAAGTGCAGAAATCCTGCTTCCTAGCGCGAGTCTGTGAACAGAAACCACCGAAACGATGTCTCTTCTACCAAGTGGAGCCAATCCTGCAGCAGGGACCCACCTGTGGATTCGTCACGATCAGCATGCTCCTCAATGGCGCCTCCACAGCTGACCAGCTCTTCCAGAAAGCCAAAGCGAAAGGATTCACTGCCATGGGAGAGATGTTTAGTGCTGCCAACCTTCTGGACATTCTCCAGAGTCAGGAGGGATTTTCCGGAAAGTGCCAATTGTTCGAGGGTCATCTCAATTGTGATGAAATCCGGGAGACTCTCAAATCAGATGCCTGCCTCATTGTGCCCTATGATTCCGACGTTAATCACTCACCGTGCCTCAGGAAAGGACATAAGGCTCATTGGGCTCTTGTGGTGGGATATTTGATTGACGACAAGGACCAG TTTTATGTGATAGCGCGTCAGGGGAAGTCGCGCCTCCTGGGCATCTGGCTCCTGTCCGATCTGGCCGAGAGCAATGCCAACCTCACGGAATTCTCCCAGCCCAAGCAGTATCCAGAAGCCGACTTCATCCTTCCGGAAGGTGGAATTGCAGGACCTTGGGGACTCTGCCGACGCTCAATTGTCATTCAAGGAGGAACCTTTGCTGAGCAATTCCGCTTTTAG